Proteins from one Streptomyces sp. NBC_00390 genomic window:
- a CDS encoding GAF domain-containing protein, which produces MPQMRLDELLEELQARINAARGTRDRVHSLLEAVVSVGRELDLAQVLRRIMEAAALLVDAQYAALGVIGPDGRTLSQFLTVGLTEEEIAKIGPLPAGHGLLGELIRNPEPLRLTDLGAHTASYGFPAHHPPMRTFLGVPIRVRDQVFGNLYLTDKRGGHDFDAEDESVISTLSVAAGVAIDNARLYEASQRQHRWLQANAEITHGLLSGKPRLEVLELIARRAREITDALVADVSVPLSSTDDLVVELAIGADDGIRRGLVIPAEGTLSGAAYHAGTPVSTADLADDDRYPAGPPRPEGLGPAVAVPLGTAAKDTRGVLLLARPAGAPVFTDEELQPLLAFAGQAALALELAERRNDAEQLALLEDRDRIARDLHDLAIQRLFATGMTLQSAARLVEHAGAAERVQRAVGDLDETIKIIRSTIFGLRAREDETGPSLRARVARAVGEAGTTLGFPPRLSMEGLLDTDVAPAVADHAMAALGETLSNAARHARATRVEVSLQATADEVILTVTDNGRGIPADGRRSGLRNLAERARSVGGTLDIHTPAEGGSRLIWRAPLAAEPRA; this is translated from the coding sequence ATGCCTCAGATGCGGCTGGATGAGCTGCTGGAGGAGCTGCAAGCCCGCATCAATGCGGCCCGTGGAACGCGGGACCGGGTCCACAGCCTTCTGGAGGCGGTGGTGTCGGTGGGCCGCGAGCTGGACCTCGCGCAGGTTCTGCGGCGCATCATGGAGGCTGCGGCGCTGCTGGTCGACGCACAGTACGCGGCGCTGGGCGTCATCGGGCCGGACGGCCGGACACTGTCGCAGTTCCTGACGGTCGGGCTGACCGAGGAGGAGATCGCGAAGATCGGCCCGTTGCCCGCCGGGCACGGCCTACTGGGTGAGCTGATCCGCAACCCCGAGCCGCTGCGTCTCACCGATCTGGGCGCACACACGGCGTCGTACGGCTTTCCCGCCCATCATCCGCCGATGCGCACATTCCTCGGCGTACCGATCCGGGTGCGCGACCAGGTCTTCGGCAACCTCTACCTCACCGACAAACGCGGCGGCCACGACTTCGACGCCGAGGACGAGTCGGTGATATCCACCCTGTCCGTGGCCGCCGGCGTGGCCATCGACAACGCCCGGCTGTACGAGGCATCGCAGCGCCAGCATCGGTGGCTGCAGGCGAACGCGGAAATCACCCACGGCCTGCTCTCCGGCAAACCCCGGCTGGAAGTCCTGGAGTTGATCGCCCGACGCGCCCGGGAGATAACCGACGCGCTGGTCGCTGATGTTTCCGTGCCCCTGTCCAGTACCGATGACCTGGTCGTCGAGCTGGCCATCGGCGCGGACGACGGCATACGCCGGGGGCTGGTGATACCGGCCGAAGGCACCCTGTCGGGAGCCGCCTACCACGCGGGTACGCCGGTGAGCACGGCAGACCTGGCCGACGATGACCGCTACCCAGCAGGGCCGCCGCGCCCCGAAGGCCTCGGGCCGGCAGTCGCCGTACCCCTGGGCACCGCGGCCAAGGACACCCGAGGCGTCCTGCTGCTGGCACGCCCTGCTGGAGCCCCGGTCTTCACCGACGAGGAACTGCAGCCGCTGCTCGCCTTCGCCGGACAGGCCGCGCTCGCCCTGGAACTGGCCGAGCGCCGCAACGACGCCGAGCAGCTCGCCCTGCTGGAGGACCGCGACCGCATCGCCCGCGATCTGCACGACCTGGCCATCCAACGGCTGTTCGCCACCGGTATGACCCTGCAAAGTGCCGCACGCCTCGTCGAGCACGCCGGCGCCGCGGAACGCGTCCAGCGGGCCGTGGGCGACCTGGACGAAACCATCAAGATCATCCGCTCTACGATCTTCGGACTGCGCGCCCGGGAAGACGAAACAGGACCGAGTCTGCGCGCCCGCGTCGCCCGCGCCGTCGGCGAAGCGGGTACGACGCTGGGCTTCCCGCCGCGCCTGAGCATGGAAGGACTGCTGGACACGGACGTAGCACCGGCGGTGGCCGACCACGCCATGGCAGCCCTCGGTGAAACGCTGAGCAACGCGGCCCGGCACGCGCGCGCGACGCGGGTGGAAGTGTCCCTCCAGGCCACCGCGGACGAGGTCATCCTTACTGTGACGGACAACGGCAGGGGCATCCCGGCCGATGGCAGGCGCAGCGGCCTGCGCAACCTCGCCGAACGCGCGCGCAGTGTGGGCGGCACCCTGGACATCCACACGCCGGCCGAGGGCGGCAGCCGACTCATCTGGCGGGCGCCTCTCGCAGCCGAGCCGCGGGCGTGA
- a CDS encoding pyridoxamine 5'-phosphate oxidase family protein translates to MNDEATPRTGTSRAVTVAPRRMTRLDRAEALHLLGTVSLGRIVFTEQALPAVRPVNHLMDGEDIIVQLHEGATLTSIVAPTDEAGVVVAYEADAINPETHLGWSVVVTGYARRVTDEAELTRYAATLRPWMEHSALPAALRIRPDLVTGSRLSV, encoded by the coding sequence ATGAACGACGAAGCCACGCCACGGACGGGGACCAGCCGCGCCGTCACGGTGGCACCCCGGCGTATGACGCGGCTCGACCGTGCCGAGGCTCTGCACCTGCTCGGCACCGTCTCGCTGGGACGCATCGTCTTCACCGAACAGGCCCTGCCCGCTGTCCGCCCCGTCAACCACCTCATGGACGGCGAGGACATCATCGTCCAGCTTCACGAAGGCGCGACGCTCACCTCGATCGTGGCGCCCACCGACGAGGCAGGTGTCGTGGTCGCCTACGAAGCCGATGCCATCAACCCTGAAACACATCTGGGTTGGAGCGTCGTCGTCACCGGCTACGCCCGCCGGGTCACCGACGAGGCGGAACTCACCCGATACGCAGCCACGCTTCGCCCGTGGATGGAGCACTCTGCCCTGCCTGCCGCTCTGCGCATCCGGCCGGATCTCGTGACGGGATCACGGCTCAGCGTCTGA
- a CDS encoding response regulator transcription factor codes for MTDSSGGLNDKDPVRVFLLDDHEVVRRGVHDLLDAEPDLTVVGEAATAEQALVRVPALRPQVAVLDVRLPDGDGVSVCRELRSQMPDLACLMLTSFDDEEALLDAIMAGASGYVLKQITGTDLVTAVRTVAAGQSMLDPGATARVMARLRGGAPQDEQQQRGLPALTDREREILALVGEGLTNREIGNRLYLAEKTVKNNISRLLAKLGVERRVQAAVIATQALGGNGGQAGGPASPAYEARSRN; via the coding sequence ATGACGGACAGCAGTGGCGGCCTCAACGACAAGGACCCGGTCAGGGTGTTCCTCCTCGACGACCACGAGGTGGTGCGACGTGGTGTGCACGATCTGCTGGACGCCGAGCCCGACCTGACCGTGGTCGGCGAAGCGGCCACCGCCGAACAGGCGCTGGTGCGGGTGCCGGCGCTGCGCCCGCAGGTCGCCGTACTGGACGTGAGGCTTCCGGACGGGGACGGTGTGAGCGTATGCCGCGAGCTGCGTTCCCAGATGCCCGATCTGGCCTGTCTGATGCTCACTTCGTTCGATGACGAGGAGGCACTGCTGGACGCGATCATGGCCGGGGCGTCCGGCTATGTCCTCAAGCAGATCACCGGCACCGACCTCGTCACCGCGGTACGGACAGTGGCCGCTGGCCAGTCCATGCTGGATCCCGGCGCCACGGCCCGTGTGATGGCACGTCTGCGAGGCGGCGCGCCGCAGGACGAACAGCAGCAGCGGGGGCTGCCCGCGCTGACCGACCGGGAGCGGGAGATCCTGGCGCTCGTGGGTGAGGGGCTGACCAACCGGGAGATCGGCAATCGGCTCTACCTGGCGGAGAAGACGGTCAAGAACAACATCTCCCGGCTGCTGGCCAAGCTGGGCGTGGAGCGGCGGGTTCAGGCCGCCGTCATCGCCACGCAGGCACTGGGCGGCAATGGCGGCCAGGCAGGCGGCCCAGCCTCCCCGGCGTATGAGGCCCGCTCACGGAACTGA
- a CDS encoding universal stress protein: MRRAIVAGVDGSPESLAAADWAAREAALRGVPLRIVHAWLWQPLDVPIVQDREVQTQSANAVLREAETRVSDRYPNLSVTAEVVPDTAVSALLAEADRAGMLALGSRGHGAIAGFLLGSYGQQVIAAATCPVVSVRAPGASAREAEDGGEVVVGQQGGAQDSDAVLGFAFEAAAARGATVRAVRAWSLPPIFAYSPGSMRLADEAGGLEPFERKALEQALAPWREKFPAVPVIEHVEIGSAGQVLLSAAARAQLLVLGRRVRRSPIGTRIGSVAHAALHHAACPVAVVPHA; this comes from the coding sequence ATCGTTGCAGGAGTGGACGGATCCCCGGAGAGCCTGGCCGCAGCCGACTGGGCAGCCCGTGAAGCCGCGCTCCGCGGCGTGCCCCTGCGCATCGTGCACGCCTGGCTGTGGCAGCCGCTGGACGTACCGATCGTCCAGGACAGGGAAGTGCAGACCCAGTCGGCCAACGCCGTGCTGCGTGAGGCCGAGACACGCGTGTCCGACCGGTATCCCAACCTGTCGGTCACAGCCGAAGTGGTGCCGGATACAGCGGTTTCCGCCCTGCTCGCCGAGGCCGACCGGGCGGGCATGCTGGCCCTCGGATCACGCGGGCACGGGGCTATCGCCGGTTTCCTGCTCGGATCGTACGGTCAGCAGGTCATCGCGGCCGCGACGTGCCCTGTGGTCTCGGTCCGAGCCCCCGGCGCGAGCGCGCGCGAGGCAGAGGATGGCGGCGAGGTCGTGGTGGGCCAGCAGGGCGGGGCGCAGGACAGTGACGCCGTGCTCGGTTTCGCCTTCGAGGCGGCTGCCGCACGGGGCGCGACCGTACGAGCGGTGCGGGCCTGGAGCCTGCCGCCCATCTTTGCCTACAGCCCGGGTTCGATGCGCCTTGCCGACGAGGCGGGAGGGCTGGAACCGTTCGAGAGGAAGGCTTTGGAGCAGGCGCTCGCTCCCTGGCGGGAGAAGTTCCCCGCCGTGCCGGTGATCGAGCACGTGGAAATCGGAAGCGCGGGGCAGGTGTTGCTGTCGGCCGCCGCCCGGGCCCAGCTGCTCGTGCTGGGCCGCCGGGTACGCCGCTCCCCCATCGGCACCCGCATCGGATCGGTGGCCCATGCCGCTCTGCACCATGCCGCCTGCCCCGTCGCCGTGGTGCCGCACGCCTGA